The genome window TCCTTCTTTATCAATTATAAATGTAGTTGGAAAAGCATTAATTCCATATTGATATGCTAATGCTCCATCTTCATCAAGCGCAACTGGGAAAGTATATCCTTGTTCTTTTAAGAAGTTAACAACATGTTCCCTTGAACCCTCTCTACCTAAGTTAGGTGAAGCTACTCCTAAGATTACTACATCTTCATTATTTTTCTTATAGTCTTTATATAATTGTTCTATATGAGGCATTTCTTCTTTACATGGAGGACACCATGTAGCCCAGAAATTTAAGAATACAACTTTACCTTCATAGTCACTTAATTTATGTGTTTTACCATATTGGTCTGTTAAAGTAAAATCAATAGATTTTATCCTATCTTCATCATTAGCCCCTGTATCATTGTCTTCATTATTAGAGTTTTTTTGACTATCATTATTACTTGAGTTTTCTTCTTTATCATTAGAATTTTCTCGTTTATTCTCTTCTTGCTTACTTTCAATTTTACTATTTTGTGACATATTAAAATGTTTGCTTATACTTCCAAACCCATTTACCATCATCAATATACCTGACACTATAAGTATAAGTCCACCTATTTTTTTAATAATTTCCATATTGGACTTTATTTTATCTATAGCTTTAAATAGTTTACTGTAAAACATAGCTGTAATTATGAATGGCAAAATGAATCCAACAGTATATACTGCTATTAAAAGGTTGGCACTAAGATGATTACTTGAACTTGAAACCATTACTAATACAGATGCCAATATTGGACCAATACAAGGTGTCCACCCAAAACTAAATGTAAAACCTAATAAAAAAGCTGTTATTGCTTTCATTTCTTTAAACTTCACATTAAATCTTTTTTCTCTATTTAATATTGAAGATTTAATTATTCCCATATAAAATAATCCCATGATAATAATTATAATCCCACCAATGAACATTATTAAATCTTTATTCTCATTAAAAAACATACTCAATACTCTTACTGATGAACCTAATATAAAAAATGTCGTTGATATTCCAAGAACAAAGAATATAGTATTTTTAAATAGAGAACTTCCTATAAAGCTTGTCTTTCCTTCTTTTAGATTATCTACACTGCTATTTGACAATATACTCAAATAAATAGGTAAGATTGGCAATATACATGGTGAAAAAAAAGATACTATACCTTCTATAAATACTAAAAATAAATTTACATTTTGCAAACTAAAATTCCTCCTTATTTTGTTTTCAATATTACAATCTTATTTTCAAATCAGAATCTAATTAAAAAATTATGTAACTTTAATACCTTTTTATACTCATCGTTTAATTGAATCCTTATTAATTCGAGAACAAATTCTATGATTTATTTATTACAATTTAAATTTTTATTGCTCCACATAATCATTTTTTCCATAACAGGAAGTAACAGTAATCCTGATTCACTTAAAAAATACGTTGACTCTACAATATTATTAACCATCTTTTTTTGATTGACTATAATTCCTTGTTCAATTAAAAAATCTAATTGTTGAGTTAACATTTTCTTGCTACATTCTGGTATAGCTCTTTGCAACTCTCCAAATCGTTTTTTATCTTTTTGTATTTCCCATATTATTATAGCTACCCACTTTTTACCCAATATACTTGATAAAGCCTCTACTGGACAATCATATATCATATCATCTATGTTGTACATTTTATTCTCCTCTTTTCTTTATTTAATTATTAGATAAGCTTTTATAGAAGTGTATTTACAAACTCCATAAATACACCTATCTTTACTTAATTAAAATTTTTATTGTATATACTCATACAACCAACTATTTTAAGTCTTATATAATTAATATATCAGTTTTATAAATACATAACAATTGGTCACTTTTTTGTAACTACATAAAAATATCTTTGATTTCATACAAAAAAGAGTGCCTCATAAACTAAAAAGTTCATCTTGAGACACTCACTTGAATAATAAACTTATTCTTACATTTATAAATCTAATAATATTGAAACAACATCAAAAGGTGCTATTTCATATACTTGTTCTTCTTCTAATTCCTCTATTGCATTTACTATTTTCCCGTTTCTTCTTTTAAATATTTGCTCATCTAATATTATTTTCTTACTAGTTGGGTTTTCCAATCTTATTACAAATTTTTCTTTACTATAGTAAGAAGGATAACAGGCTGACACAAGATAGTTTTCTGGTAAAGATATTATTTCCAATTCTCTACTTACAGATTTTTCAACAATTGATTTTTGAATCTTATTATCTATACGATATAAAAAGAAATTGTAGTCTTGTAATTGATAATTTACACATTCCTGTAGATAATTATGAGTTAAACTTGCAACTTCTGATTCATCAAATGGTTTGGAACTCATATATATTGCAAATGAAAATTCTACTTCTTTAAGTATTTGGGCTTTCTCGGTTTTAATTCTTATATGACCCTTTTTAGTTGTGTCACCAGAAGCACGCCCCGGCCTATATAATAAATCCGGCTTTCCTAGTTCATCTGTAGTAGCAAGCAAGGTCAATGCAATTTCATCTTCAACATGTTGATACTCTTTTATTCCTCTAGTAAATACAGTACAACTTCTATTTTGATTTGTCAGCGTAATATTGCTTTCCAAAGGCTCTAAATCTACAGGCATTTCACTATAAATATCTTCCCAGTTGTCTAAAACTCCATTTTCTCTTGTTATGTATCCAAATGGTAATGATGCTATGTTTTTATTATCTTTTATACCAGTTTTTACATGAACACGTAGTCTATGACTATATACTGTATTATCAACACAAAGTTTTATATCTATCAATGGATTCTCTTTTGATAAGATAATACTCGCTTTTACATTTAATTTTCCATTAAGATGTTTGTTTTTTCTATCTTCTAGTGTCAATGGTAGCAAAGTAGTACCTTCAACCACTATTTTTTCATATCCTAAAGTTTTTTCTGTAGACACTTTATCAAATAATAGTTTTATATCCTCATCATCTTTCAATGGAGAAAAATCATAGGTGTCTCCAGCATTTCCACTGTCCCTTAATGTTAAAAAGTTTGATATATAAGTTTCATCTTTAAGCTGTAAATTTAAGGCTCCATCTTTATATATTACCTTATAGTTATCATTAGATATAAAAGTATCATTAGATTTATTAAGTGACAACATCTCTTCATTACTCGATTCAAAACTAATAACTTTATATCCAAGTGCAGGAAGCTTTACATTTATTCTTACTTTTAATATATAATAACCTGGTTCTTCAATAAATATATTACCAGCAGGTGTTTCTTCTAATACGTTTTCTCTTGGCTTAACATAAGTTTCTTCAATTATAGTTGCATCTAAATTATCTCTAAAACAAATATTTTTACTATCACTTATAACTTGTATCTCTTTATATCCATTAAAAATTTTAGCTTCTGTATTGAATAATAAAATATCATTTTTAGATAGTTTTAGACCTTCTGAAATTTTTTTAACAATAGTATTTTCAATACTGTCACATATTTCATTTGCTTCTCTTATACGGTGAAGAATATCATCTGTTACAGTATCAGTTACACATCCAGCTAAACTATCGTGTGCTTGTCCTTCTAAAAGTTTTTTCCATGTATCTATAAGTAATTGATTGCTTATTTCAATTTTGCTCTTTTTAGCAATCACTAATAACGGCTCTATTCTTTTAATCAGCTTATTTTCTAGTTTGTCACATGCTAATTTTATGTCCATTCTACTAGAACCAATTGATTTATGTATTCTTGCCAGTACAGGCTCTCTAAATTCACCTCTATAACTTTCTAATGACTCTATGGATTTTACATATTTCAAAAACGCTTGATATGAACTTGTTATATATGAATACTTTCCAATGTCATTAATCGCTTTAATTTTATTCTTAAAATCACCAATTATATTTAGCTGGTCATTTCCTGAAGGTATTAATACTTCATCTACATCACTATATGATTTAATAAAATCAATAGCTGGGTCTAAACGTCCATTAACATACTTTGATGAAGGTTCTAACAGCATACCAGTTCCATATCCATGTGGCATATTTACAGCATATATATAACTTTCTCCATTTAAACTTTTCCATTTAAAATATGGTGATTGAACTTGTTTACCAAGATGTATACCTCTCCAAAAGAATATATTGTCAATACCTACATGCTTTAATAATATAGGCATCTGGGCATTAAATCCAAATGTATCTGGCAAATACCCAATTTTCATATACTTACCATATTTTTTACTTTCAAAAATTCCAATCATTAAGTTTCTTAAGATAGACTCTCCTCTAGCAAAGAATGCATCTGTTTGAGTAAACCATGGTCCAATATGTAATCTTTCTTCTTTTATTAACTTTTTAATAATTTCTATCTTTTCTTTGTGTAATTGTACATAATCATCCAAAATAGAAAGTTGTCCATCAAGTACAAAACTTACATCTGGATTACGTTCTAGTTCGTCAATGATATCTGTAAATAGTTGTTCACTAAGTACTAATGCATCTCCAGAGGTAAAATACCATTCTCTATCCCAGTGTGTATGATTAACAATATGCGCTTTTATCATTTACTCTCCTCTGTTCTTTATATTTAAATTTAAGCTTCCCACTCTGCTTCGTCAAAATCCTCATCATCAAATTCATCTTCTTCAATAACTGGATTTCCACGTAATACTATAACTAAACCAGCCACAATTATTGTTCCAACTGCTATTGATAATATATACATTGGCCAGTTTTCTACTGTAAACCACCCATAAAATCCACTAATTGGAGTTGCATTTACTGAACCTAAGCCAACTGCCATAGCTGAAGCGATTGCAGTTCCAATTACACATGAAGGTATTACTTTTAATGGAGATTCTACTGCAAAAGGAATTGCTCCTTCACTTACTCCAATTAGCCCCATTATAAGAGATGATTTACCAGCTTCACGTAACTGCTTATTATATTTTTGTTTTGCCAATATAGTAGCAAGACCTAATCCTAATGGTGGTATAACGATTCCTACCATTGCAGCTGTATTAGGTGCATAAATTCCACTTGTTAATAATGCAAGTGAAGTAGTCAAAGCTGCTTTATTAACTGGTCCACCTAGGTCAACCGCCATCATAGCTCCAATAATCGCTGCCATTAGTATCTGATTTGTGCCTGATAACCCATTTAACCAATTTTCTAATCCTGTATTTAATGTTGCAAAAGGAATACCTATAACATAATTGATTAATATGACAGTGATTAAGGTTCCAAAGACCGGTACTATAAATATTGGAACTATTGAAGCTGCTGATTTTGGTAACTTGACATGATTTTTAATAAATAAACATGTGTATCCTGCTATTAAACCAACTGCCAAAGCACCTAAAAAACCTGCCCCTATATCTTTTGCAATCATCCCACCAACAAGACCTGGTACTATAGCTAATTTATCTGCTATAGAAAATCCTATAAATGCAGCAATTACAGGAAACATTAATCCTAAAGCAGTTCCCCCAAAGCCATCTAAATCATGTAATATTCTTACAATACTATTAGCATTTTCTGCATATTTTGCATCCCATATATCTGGTATGTTATAGAAAGAACCACCTACACGAGATATTGCCATTATCATAGCTCCTGCAATTACTAATGGAATCATATATGA of Clostridioides sp. ES-S-0054-01 contains these proteins:
- a CDS encoding alpha-mannosidase, with protein sequence MIKAHIVNHTHWDREWYFTSGDALVLSEQLFTDIIDELERNPDVSFVLDGQLSILDDYVQLHKEKIEIIKKLIKEERLHIGPWFTQTDAFFARGESILRNLMIGIFESKKYGKYMKIGYLPDTFGFNAQMPILLKHVGIDNIFFWRGIHLGKQVQSPYFKWKSLNGESYIYAVNMPHGYGTGMLLEPSSKYVNGRLDPAIDFIKSYSDVDEVLIPSGNDQLNIIGDFKNKIKAINDIGKYSYITSSYQAFLKYVKSIESLESYRGEFREPVLARIHKSIGSSRMDIKLACDKLENKLIKRIEPLLVIAKKSKIEISNQLLIDTWKKLLEGQAHDSLAGCVTDTVTDDILHRIREANEICDSIENTIVKKISEGLKLSKNDILLFNTEAKIFNGYKEIQVISDSKNICFRDNLDATIIEETYVKPRENVLEETPAGNIFIEEPGYYILKVRINVKLPALGYKVISFESSNEEMLSLNKSNDTFISNDNYKVIYKDGALNLQLKDETYISNFLTLRDSGNAGDTYDFSPLKDDEDIKLLFDKVSTEKTLGYEKIVVEGTTLLPLTLEDRKNKHLNGKLNVKASIILSKENPLIDIKLCVDNTVYSHRLRVHVKTGIKDNKNIASLPFGYITRENGVLDNWEDIYSEMPVDLEPLESNITLTNQNRSCTVFTRGIKEYQHVEDEIALTLLATTDELGKPDLLYRPGRASGDTTKKGHIRIKTEKAQILKEVEFSFAIYMSSKPFDESEVASLTHNYLQECVNYQLQDYNFFLYRIDNKIQKSIVEKSVSRELEIISLPENYLVSACYPSYYSKEKFVIRLENPTSKKIILDEQIFKRRNGKIVNAIEELEEEQVYEIAPFDVVSILLDL
- a CDS encoding PTS fructose transporter subunit IIC, which codes for MLKKIVSELKKHVLTGISYMIPLVIAGAMIMAISRVGGSFYNIPDIWDAKYAENANSIVRILHDLDGFGGTALGLMFPVIAAFIGFSIADKLAIVPGLVGGMIAKDIGAGFLGALAVGLIAGYTCLFIKNHVKLPKSAASIVPIFIVPVFGTLITVILINYVIGIPFATLNTGLENWLNGLSGTNQILMAAIIGAMMAVDLGGPVNKAALTTSLALLTSGIYAPNTAAMVGIVIPPLGLGLATILAKQKYNKQLREAGKSSLIMGLIGVSEGAIPFAVESPLKVIPSCVIGTAIASAMAVGLGSVNATPISGFYGWFTVENWPMYILSIAVGTIIVAGLVIVLRGNPVIEEDEFDDEDFDEAEWEA
- a CDS encoding redoxin family protein — encoded protein: MQNVNLFLVFIEGIVSFFSPCILPILPIYLSILSNSSVDNLKEGKTSFIGSSLFKNTIFFVLGISTTFFILGSSVRVLSMFFNENKDLIMFIGGIIIIIMGLFYMGIIKSSILNREKRFNVKFKEMKAITAFLLGFTFSFGWTPCIGPILASVLVMVSSSSNHLSANLLIAVYTVGFILPFIITAMFYSKLFKAIDKIKSNMEIIKKIGGLILIVSGILMMVNGFGSISKHFNMSQNSKIESKQEENKRENSNDKEENSSNNDSQKNSNNEDNDTGANDEDRIKSIDFTLTDQYGKTHKLSDYEGKVVFLNFWATWCPPCKEEMPHIEQLYKDYKKNNEDVVILGVASPNLGREGSREHVVNFLKEQGYTFPVALDEDGALAYQYGINAFPTTFIIDKEGYVTQYIPGAMDKETMASFIENQRNK
- a CDS encoding helix-turn-helix transcriptional regulator; amino-acid sequence: MYNIDDMIYDCPVEALSSILGKKWVAIIIWEIQKDKKRFGELQRAIPECSKKMLTQQLDFLIEQGIIVNQKKMVNNIVESTYFLSESGLLLLPVMEKMIMWSNKNLNCNK